The Elusimicrobiota bacterium sequence GAGTCGATCCAGAAGTTGGGCGTGGAGCTCAAACTTAATTTTGTGATCGGCAAGATCAAGACGATCGACCAGTTGCGCGCGGAAGGCTTCAAAGCGTTTTTTATCTCAACGGGAGCCGGTTTGCCGCATTTCATGGGAATCGAGGGAGAGAACCTCAACGGGGTTTACTCGGCCAATGAATTCCTGACGCGCATCAACCTCATGAAAGCGTACACGTTCCCGGAGGTCGACACGCCGATTCGAGTGGGGAAGAAAGTCGTGGTGACCGGGGCAGGGAACGTGGCCATGGACGCGGCCCGCTCAGCCTTGCGCCTCGGCGCCGAGAAGGTCTCGATCGTCTATCGGCGATCCGAAGCCGAGATGCCCGCACGGCTGGAGGAGATCCATCACGCCAAAGAGGAAGGCATTGAATTCCATCTTCTGACGTCTCCCGTAAAAATTATCGGCGATGCCAATGGCCATGTCAAAAAACTGATTTGCCTCAAGAATGAACTCGGGGAACCCGACGCGAGCGGTCGCCGGCGCCCTGTTCCCATTCAAAACTCCGAGTTTGAAATCGAGGTCGACACCGTTATTGTGGCCGTGGGGAGCGGCTCGAATCCGCTCCTCCTTAAAACGGTGGAGGGCCTGAAGCTCAGCCGGAAGGGAACCATCAAAGCCAACGAATCCGGGCAGACCAACCTTCCGGACATTTTCGCAGGCGGCGATATTGTCACGGGGTCTGCTACGGTCATCGCCGCCATGGGAGCAGGAAAGAAAGCGGCCCGTGCCATCCATCAATTTTTGAATAAGGTTTGATTCTTCCGTGAAGTGTTATAGAATCCGCTGAATCCCCACGGGATGTTCCGTTGGATGCAATGACGCATCTATCCGGTCCTACCTATCTTGCCCTGGATGGGGGTCGCGCTAAAACCGCACTACTAAAAGGAGATCATTTCCATGAACCTATGTTCCCCCAATGCCAATGACGCCACTGGGTCGTTCAACCGTTCCAAAAGTGTTGTTCCTATGAGTGGCCTTTGTTCTCGCTGTTTGGACGGTTGCCGAGGCAACTGCGAAGTGTTTAAAGCGACGTTCCGCGGAAGAGAACTCATCTATCCAGGCCCTTTCGGCGAAGTAACGGCCGGCGGAGATAAGGATTATCCCGTCGACTATTCTCATCTCAACATCCAGGGTTATGCCCTCGGCGCCCGCGGGCTGCCGGCGGGGGTCAAGCCGGGACCGGACACCGCGCGCTTCCCGGCGGTGGATACCGCCACCGAGTACGGATGGAAGTCCAACGTTCGCATGACCATGCCGGTCTTCACGGGGGCCCTCGGGTCCACGGAGATCGCCCGGAAAAACTGGGATCACTTTGCCGTGGGCGCTGCCCTTTCCGGCATCACCATTGTGTGCGGAGAAAATGTCTGCGGGATTGATCCAAAGCTCGAGCTGGATAAGAAGAAAAAAATCAAGAGCTCTCCTGAAATGGACCGGCGCATCGAAGCCTACCGGAAATACCACAAAGGCGACGGAGAAATCCTGATTCAAATGAATGTCGAAGACACGCGTTTGGGCGTGGCCGAATACATCATCGACAAACATGGGATTAAAACCATCGAGCTCAAATGGGGCCAGGGAGCCAAATGCATCGGCGGAGAAATCAAAGTCAATTCGCTGGAGCGGGCCCTGGAACTCAAGCGGCGGGGGTATATTGTGACGCCGGATCCGGAAGATCCCGTCAATCAGGCGGCGGTCAAAGACGGCGCGCTGAAAGAATTCGAACGGCACAGCCGTCTCGGGTTCATCGAAGAGGAGGCGTTCTATAAAGAAGTGGAACGGCTGCGCGCGCTGGGATTTAAGCGCATCACGCTCAAGACAGGGGCCTACGGCCTGCGCGAATTGGCGATGGCCATCAAATGGTCCTCAAAAGCCAAGATCGACCTCTTGACCATCGACGGCGCCTCGGGCGGGACCGGCATGAGCCCGTGGCGGATGATGGAGGAATGGGGCATGCCCTCCCTCTATCTCCATGCCGCGGCCGCCGAGTTCGCGCGGGTGCTTCACCACAAGGAAGAAAAGGTGCCGGACCTGGCGTTCGCGGGCGGCTTCAGCTCGGAAGACGGCCTCTTCAAAGCGCTGGCTCTGGGATCCCCGTATGTGAAAGCGGTCTGCATGGGGAGAGCTCTCATGATCCCGGGCATTGTCGGGAAAAACATCGCCCAATGGCTGGAAGAAAAGAGCCTGCCGAAAACCGTCAGCGAATACGGCACGACCCCGGAGGAGATCTTCGTCTGCTACGAACAGGTTGCCGAAATGGTCGGCAAGGCCGAAATCAAGAAAATCCCGCTGGGGGCGATCGGCATTTACAGTTACATCGACAAACTGCATGTCGGCCTGCAGCAGCTCATGGCCGGCGCGCGGTGCTTCAACCTGGCGTCCATCAGCCGCAGCGACTTGATGTCATTGACGGACGAATGCGCGAAAGTTACGGGAATCCCGTACCTGATGGAGTGCAACCGGGAGGAAGCGCTGGCAATCCTCAACAGCTGATCTCCGTTTAGATCGCAGATCACCGAGAAAGCCGGAAAGGCCCGTCAAGGCCCTTCCGGCTTTTCTCGTTTTCGAGGTCAGCCCCTCAAGGGGACGCCGCCGTGTTAGAGGACGTAGTCTTCTTTTGAATGGGCTTGAGCAAAAACGCGGGTAAAAACAGCGCCGAAAAAGAAAATCTGAGCGGAGAAATACGTCCAGGCCATGATGACAATCAGCGATCCGGCCGCGCCGTAGAGGGATCCGTAGGAACGCCGGCTGAAGTAGAACCCGAGAGCGACTTTGCCGATATCAAAGAGAGCCGAGGTCAACAACGCCCCGGGCCAGATCTGTCGCCAGCGAAGTTTCACGTCCGGCACCCATTTGAATATCCCCCCCAGGAACAGGGTGACCAGCGCCAGCGAGGTGAGATGCCCGAGGCCCTTCCAGAAGGCGACCCGGCCAATGCCGGGGAGGAAACCGCCGAACTGGCGGTTAGCGATTCCCAGTCCGGTATCGAGCACCGTAAAGGCCAGAATAAAAACACCAGCGGCCAGGATCATGGCCAGCGGGACCAGCGTGGATTTAATAAACGCGCCCCACCCGTGTTGGGTTTTGACTGGCACGTGCCAGATATGGTCGAGAGAGGCCTTGAGCTGAACAAAGACCGAGGAAGCGCCGTAGAGAAGCATCGAAACGCTGAAAAAGGTCAGCGTCTGCAGGCCGTGCCCCCGCTTGGGCAAAAGCCAACCCCGAATGAGATGCCCGACACGCTCCCCCATAACCACATCGAACTGGGCCATGATCTCGGCCCGGGCAACAAAACGGCCGAGAATCCCGATGATCAAAACCAGAAGCGGGGTAACGGAAAAGATGGCAAAATATGCCAACCCGCCGGCCAGAATTTCCGGCCGGACCTTTCGCCATTCGTGATAGGTTTTCTTGAGAATCTCCAAAATCGTTCCCTCCCGCCATTATCCTACAGAATTTTAGTGAAAATGCATCTGTTGCCCTCTCCCTCAGCAGGGAGAGGGCAAGGCCGACCAACGGGACCCGCCACACTGCTGGCGAGGCCTCGCGGGACGTCTGGCGGGGAGCCGCGGGTGAGGGCACAACTTTAACCCTCACCCAGACCCTCCCCCTCATCAGGGGGAGGGATCTACTGTTAACATTCCCGTTCCCTATTCTTAACCCTTCGGTTCGTTGTTTTTCTGTCGGAAAGGAGGTAAATCCAGAGGGCCATGAAACCCTCCTCCATCGTTAAAAGCCTCCTCTTTCTTGGATTTATTCCATCGTTGGCGTGGGGAACGTCTCTGAGAAGCCAGATCTTGGCGCAGATCGCAGAAACACATTCCTCCATCCAGGTCGTTATTTATGAGATCAACTCTCCGGAAATGGCGCAGGCTCTGGCTTCCGCAGCCCATCGCGGAGTGGATGTGCGGGTGATTGTCGACGAAGCGCGTTCCAATAAGCCGTCAAGCCAGGAAGCGTTTTTGAAGAGCGAGGGCGTTGCGGTCAAGAAAATCGCGGCAGACGGCCGGAATCTGATGCACGACAAATTTGTCCTTTTTGACCGCTCTCTGGCGCTGACCCCCTCCTATAACCGTTCCATCCGGTCCCTGCGCGAAACCGGCTCCGCCGAACAACTCTTCACCGATGAGCCCACCCTCGTACGACAGTTCCAGAAGGAATTCGAAGCCGTCTGGCACGCCGCTGACTACGCCCGCCTCCCCTAACACCTTGGTGACAGACACCGGTTAGCGACAGTGATTTCAGCTTATCTGTAGAAGGTTTTCGATCAAGTTTCTCGAAGTGGGCCCGATCTGGAGGAATAAAAAAGAGCGGTGGTGCCGGATTGCAAATCGGGGCAGAAATGCGCAGCTCACTACAAACGATACACCCAACATATTGAATTTGAGTAGTATCCCAGGTGACTGACACCAAGGTTAATGAAGGACTTTTTTCAGGAGGGGTGGTGTGATGAACGTGGTGACGACCACCATGGCGATGAGGGCCGAATAGAGAGGCCCCTGAATCACACCGGAGGCCAGCCCGACTTGCGCAAAAATCAATCCGACTTCCCCCCGCGGGATCATACCGATACCAACACTGAGGCGATCCACGCCTTTCGTCCAAACCGCCCAGCCGCTCGCCAGTTTCCCGATGACCGCCACCCCAATCAGCAGAACAACCAAACCATAAAGGCCTGCGGAGGCCGCAACAAACGGATTAAAGGGACGAAGATCCACTTTGGCGCCGACCATCACAAAGAAAATCGGGACAAAAATGCCGGCGGCGGGTTTCAGGAAAGAGTGTATTTTCTCCTTCCGGGGTGTCTGCGCCAGAAGGATCCCGGTCATAAAAGCCCCCACGATAAGCACGCTCCCCACGGCCTGCCCCCAGGACGCCGGCCCGGACAAGGCCTGCCTCTGCACAACGGCCAGAAGGATGATCCCCAGGATATCGTCGATCACCGCCGCACCCAGGATAATCTGCCCCTCCGGCGTCTGGAGCTTTCCGATGTCCGTCAGAACACGCGCGGTGATGCCAATGCTTGTAGCGGTCAACGCCGCGCCGACCAGTACCGCCGGCAGACTCGCATGCCCCAGACCCCGCATGACCACAACCCCCAGGAGAAAGGGCAGCACCACCCCGACACACGCCACCGCAAAGGAGACCGGACCGGCTTTTAACAACTGTTTCAAGTCACTGTCGAGCCCGGTCTCCAGGAGGAGAAGAATCACCCCGGCCTCAGCCGCGAGCGAGAGCCCCGGATCATTTGGATGAAAAAACGATACCACTCCAGTTCCCAGGAGGACGCCCCCGAAAAGCTCCCCCAGCACCGCCGGCTGTTTCCAACACTCCGCCAGCTTTCCAAAGAGCTTCGCGCTGACCAGAATCATCAGCAGATTAGTCAAAAAATGGGAAACGTGCATTTGAAGCATTTATACCAATAATCTGACAAGACCTCGCAAAAAAACGTCATCCCCTGCGGTCTCTGGCAGGGGATCCATCCTGCCTTTTATCACTGATAGATTCCCCGCCAGTGGCCGCGGGGAATGACGATCATGAGTTAAGAATTTGGGTTCCGATGTGTAAGCAGATTATGCTATCGTCCAATCATTATGCGATCAACCCGTTTGGTATTCCGGACTGCTTTTTGCGCGGCGTGGCTGTGGATGACTGAGAAGCCCGGCAGGGCCTCGGAAAACCAGCTTGAGTTTAATCTGGGGCGCGGTTTTCCATCGAGTTCGATCCAGGCCGGAGACCGTTCCGACCGGGTTGGCGCGCGCGGCACAGAATGGTCCGCAAACCTGTTGCATCATCTGGCCGGCAAGAGGGCCTACTGGGGCCTGGGCGGCGGCCAATTCAGATCAAACGACAATGTGTCGCAAACCTTTGTGCCGAACGCTTTTTCGACGATCACATCAAAGGCAACCACGGTCCTGGTCCTGCTGAGGACTGATCTATCCGCCCAATCCAGGTTTGTTCCTTACTTTATCGGCGGTCTCGGCTGGGCACAAAACTCCCTCTCGGTGGTCGCTGTGCCAAACTCCACCTGGACGGATACGGGAACGTCGGAATCCAGAAAGCTTCTAAAGGATTCAAAGAACACCTTGGGGTATGCCTACGGCCTTGGACTGGATTATGCGCTCAACGATCGGCTGCTGATCGGCGTTGAAGCCCGCTACCAGGGATCCCTGAAAAACACCTACGAAATGACCCCCGCCGGCGCTGCCGCCACCGGCCAAAACAGCGTCCGAGCGCCGTTGAACCTCTTCGCGACCAGCGTCAAAGCCGGTATCAAATACTAAATACGAGTAAATTTAAGTCAGGCGGCTTCAGGGTGTTGGCCCAATTTTTTAGGGACAATGGCCAGGTCCAAACCGACAGCATGAAGGATGTCGTGAAGGCTCACAATTTCAGGGTTTCCCCCGCGCGACAGGATCTGATAGAGATGGCCGCGATTCATGCGGGTGCGGCGGGACAAGGCCAGCAAGCCTCCCTGAGCTTCGGCGACGTTACGCAGGGCAACCAGGAAATGTCGGCGGTCCCCCTCTGCGAGCGCCGCATTGAGATAGGCGCAGGCTTCACAGGGATTCTTCAAATCCTTAATAAGTTCTTTATGGTAGCTAATGCTTGGTTCCATGGTTTCTCCATTGGTAATCTTGCCAGAAGTTCTGCGCTTCATGAATATCCCGTGTCTGAGTGCTCTTTTCGCCACCGATCAATAGAATGATTATGTGTGGGCCATCGCAACCAAAGTAAACCCGATACCCAGGACCCCAGTATATCTTTAGCTCGAAAACGCCCTGACCGACCGCCAATGGCCAGGGTTTCCTTCCGCAAACCGTTCCAGTCGATTGCGTATGATCGCCCTTGTCCTGGGGTTCCGAAGCCCACGCAGCCAATCCAGAAACGGGACCCGGCCGCCAACCAGAACATATGGCCGGAGCTCCTTCGAACCACTCAGCACGGAGCGTTACCCAAATTGTACGGTATAACAGACATTCCCGCAACCTCTTTCCGAGCCACCAAGTGAGACGGAGCCCTACCGACTTAGATAGAGATCGCAATGAACTATTCAGAGAGGAAGCAGGGACAGGAGGGAGGTCAGAGAATGGCGTTGAAGAGGTAGCCGACGGCGATGATCGACAAAGCGACGATGGCGAAAAAGGTCGCTAAAAGCCGGGGTTTGAGCACCCTGTTTAAGATAACCGCCTCCGGGAAGGAGAGCGCTGTCACCGCCATCATGAAGGCGAGTACGGTTCCGACCGGCAGGCCTTTGCCCATCAGCGCCTGAACCACCGGGAGGATGCCGGCGGCGTTGCTGTAAAGGGGAACGCCGATCAGAACAGCCACCGGCACGGCAAAAGGATTGTGGCGGCCGGCATAGCGCACGAGGAAATCCGACGGGGCATAGCCATGAATAAATCCGCCGATGCCGACGCCGATCAGGATGTAGGGCCAGATTTTGTTGAGCAACTCGACGGTGTATTCCCTGGCGTAACGCACTCGATCAGTCCAGTTTTGCTCCTCCGGAGCCGCAGAACCGACCTTGGTTTGATAGACATAATCCTGGACATACCTTTCCATCCGCAAACGTCCAATCACAATCCCTGACACGATCGCAACAACCAGCCCCGTACCGATGTAGAGCAGGGCAATTTTCCAGCCAAAAAGGCCCCAGAGCAGGACCATGGCGACCTCGTTGATCATGGGCGAGGAAATCAGGAAGGAGAACGTCACCCCCAGAGGGATTCCAGACTCGATGAACCCGATGAAAAGGGGTACGGCGGAACAAGAGCAGAACGGCGTCAAAATACCCAGCAACGCCGCCAGGACGTTTCCAAGATACTGCCGCCGGTGCGACAGCATCGCCCGGGCGCGCTCCGGGGAAAAGAAGGAGCGAATGACGGCAATCCCGAAGACGATGATCGACAGAAGCAGGAAGATCTTGGTCGTGTCGTAAACAAAGAAGTGGACCGCTTCCCCCAGCGGACTGCCGGGAGTGAGCGCAAAGACGGTCCAGCTGATCCAATCAGCGAATAGTTTCATCATCTTAGAACTCCATAATAGAAACCGATCAGGATGAAGACTCCTCCGGTGATGCGACGCGCCCAGACCTCGATGCGCCGGATTTGCTCAAAAGCACGGGCAAGCCCTTGGACACCGGCGGCAATCGCCAGGGCAAAAACAGCCACCGGCAATCCGGTCCCAAGGCCGTAAATCGCAGGCAGGATCAGCCGGGATTCATGCGCCACCGCAAGAGGAACAAGACCTCCGAAAAAAAGCGCTGCCGAGACCGGGCAGAACGACAACGCGAAAATCATTCCTAGCAGGCCCGCACTGACGAGCCCCTTGCCTGACACGCGGGCCTGCAGCCGGGCAACCCAGCCCTCTCCAAAAGAGGGAAACCGCAGCCATTCCAGGAGAAACAACCCCATCAGAATCAGGAGCGGCCCCAGCAGCACCTGCGCATAGCGCTGCAGCGCAAAGGAAAGACCGGGAATCGAAAGCATCCCCGCAACAATAAGTATGGAAAGCACGATGTAACTCACCATGCGCCCTGCCGTATAGAAGAGCCCTGACAGCCAGACGCTTTTCAGATCGTCCATTCGACGGCCGATAAACGACATCGCCGCGATGTTGCTCGCCAGGGGACAGGGGCTGATGGAGGTCAGGAGCCCAAGCCAGAAAGCACCGCCAACGGCTATGGCTGAGGAATCCATCAAGAACCCTTTTGAAATTGCCGCACTTCGTCCTCAACGTAGCGAGCAAAGGCTTCGGGCGTCTTGACCAATGACCAGACCTGATCAAGGTTCTTCCAGTGAGGCTTGTCTTTCGCCTGGCTCACCAGCACCAGCGAACTGGCGTAAAGACCGAAGTCCTTGATGAAATGACGGTTGGCGGGTTCATCGATATTGACTACCCGCCATTCCAGCGAACCGCTAGCCAGTTCTTTGGCAAACTCTTTCTTGAGGGCCTCTGCGGAATAGGCCTCGATCTTGCGGCAGGTGGGACAGCGCCGGGCCGAATGGAAGTAATAGGCGACGACCTTCGAAGTTCCCGTCGATGGGCGCACCGCAAACACTCGATCCGCCATCACCAATGGGCTCAAGACTGAAAGGGCGACCCCTAATAGAAACACCTTGCGCCTCATCATGCGCGGGATCCGCAAACGAACCAGTGTTTCGTCCGGACGCAGAAGCTACAGACCGACAGCATCACCGGAACTTCAACGAGCACGCCGACGACGGTGGCCAGGGCGGCTCCGGAACCGGGGCCATAGAGCGCGATCGCCGTAGCAACCGCCAGTTCGAAGAAGTTCGAAGCGCCGATGAGCGCCCCCGGCGCGGCAATCGGATAGGGTACTTTGACCAGTTTCATCAACCCGTAGGCCAGCCCCGAATTAAAGTAAACCTGGATCAAAATCGGGATGGCAATCAGGACCACATGCAGCGCCCGGGTCGTAATGTTCTCAGCCTGGAACGCGAAAATCGCCACCAGCGTGGCCAGGAGGGCCAGAATCGTTATGGGATGGAAGAACGAAACAAATTTTTCATTGAACCACTCCACGCCTTTGCGGCGGATCAGCCAGGCGCGGCTCATCGACCCCAGGACCAGGGGGATCACCACAAAAACAAGCACCGAATAGAGGAGCACCTGGAACGGCACCTGCAAACCGGAGGCGCCCGACACCAGGAGCTTCACGATCGGCGCAAAGAGCACGAGCATCAGGAGGTCGTTGACCGACACCTGAACCAGCGTATACGCGGGATCGCCGTCCGAAAGATAGGACCAGACGAAGACCATGGCGGTGCAGGGAGCGGCGGCGAG is a genomic window containing:
- the gltA gene encoding NADPH-dependent glutamate synthase is translated as MPDWSESKSSDPSPMKEQDPKERIKNFNEVPLGYTAEEAIAEASRCIQCKNSPCIKGCPAEIDIPGFIKAIREKRFDDAIFVVKTTNNLPAVCGRVCPQEDQCEKLCVFVRKGTPINIGNLERFAADWELRNVAATRKPKNPTPGPLEKVAVVGSGPAGLACAADLAKQGYRVTIFEGLHKPGGVLTYGIPEFRLPKEIVMREVESIQKLGVELKLNFVIGKIKTIDQLRAEGFKAFFISTGAGLPHFMGIEGENLNGVYSANEFLTRINLMKAYTFPEVDTPIRVGKKVVVTGAGNVAMDAARSALRLGAEKVSIVYRRSEAEMPARLEEIHHAKEEGIEFHLLTSPVKIIGDANGHVKKLICLKNELGEPDASGRRRPVPIQNSEFEIEVDTVIVAVGSGSNPLLLKTVEGLKLSRKGTIKANESGQTNLPDIFAGGDIVTGSATVIAAMGAGKKAARAIHQFLNKV
- a CDS encoding FMN-binding glutamate synthase family protein gives rise to the protein MNLCSPNANDATGSFNRSKSVVPMSGLCSRCLDGCRGNCEVFKATFRGRELIYPGPFGEVTAGGDKDYPVDYSHLNIQGYALGARGLPAGVKPGPDTARFPAVDTATEYGWKSNVRMTMPVFTGALGSTEIARKNWDHFAVGAALSGITIVCGENVCGIDPKLELDKKKKIKSSPEMDRRIEAYRKYHKGDGEILIQMNVEDTRLGVAEYIIDKHGIKTIELKWGQGAKCIGGEIKVNSLERALELKRRGYIVTPDPEDPVNQAAVKDGALKEFERHSRLGFIEEEAFYKEVERLRALGFKRITLKTGAYGLRELAMAIKWSSKAKIDLLTIDGASGGTGMSPWRMMEEWGMPSLYLHAAAAEFARVLHHKEEKVPDLAFAGGFSSEDGLFKALALGSPYVKAVCMGRALMIPGIVGKNIAQWLEEKSLPKTVSEYGTTPEEIFVCYEQVAEMVGKAEIKKIPLGAIGIYSYIDKLHVGLQQLMAGARCFNLASISRSDLMSLTDECAKVTGIPYLMECNREEALAILNS
- a CDS encoding YihY/virulence factor BrkB family protein, producing the protein MEILKKTYHEWRKVRPEILAGGLAYFAIFSVTPLLVLIIGILGRFVARAEIMAQFDVVMGERVGHLIRGWLLPKRGHGLQTLTFFSVSMLLYGASSVFVQLKASLDHIWHVPVKTQHGWGAFIKSTLVPLAMILAAGVFILAFTVLDTGLGIANRQFGGFLPGIGRVAFWKGLGHLTSLALVTLFLGGIFKWVPDVKLRWRQIWPGALLTSALFDIGKVALGFYFSRRSYGSLYGAAGSLIVIMAWTYFSAQIFFFGAVFTRVFAQAHSKEDYVL
- a CDS encoding phospholipase D-like domain-containing protein, giving the protein MKPSSIVKSLLFLGFIPSLAWGTSLRSQILAQIAETHSSIQVVIYEINSPEMAQALASAAHRGVDVRVIVDEARSNKPSSQEAFLKSEGVAVKKIAADGRNLMHDKFVLFDRSLALTPSYNRSIRSLRETGSAEQLFTDEPTLVRQFQKEFEAVWHAADYARLP
- a CDS encoding cation:proton antiporter, whose amino-acid sequence is MTNLLMILVSAKLFGKLAECWKQPAVLGELFGGVLLGTGVVSFFHPNDPGLSLAAEAGVILLLLETGLDSDLKQLLKAGPVSFAVACVGVVLPFLLGVVVMRGLGHASLPAVLVGAALTATSIGITARVLTDIGKLQTPEGQIILGAAVIDDILGIILLAVVQRQALSGPASWGQAVGSVLIVGAFMTGILLAQTPRKEKIHSFLKPAAGIFVPIFFVMVGAKVDLRPFNPFVAASAGLYGLVVLLIGVAVIGKLASGWAVWTKGVDRLSVGIGMIPRGEVGLIFAQVGLASGVIQGPLYSALIAMVVVTTFITPPLLKKVLH
- a CDS encoding outer membrane beta-barrel protein; translated protein: MTEKPGRASENQLEFNLGRGFPSSSIQAGDRSDRVGARGTEWSANLLHHLAGKRAYWGLGGGQFRSNDNVSQTFVPNAFSTITSKATTVLVLLRTDLSAQSRFVPYFIGGLGWAQNSLSVVAVPNSTWTDTGTSESRKLLKDSKNTLGYAYGLGLDYALNDRLLIGVEARYQGSLKNTYEMTPAGAAATGQNSVRAPLNLFATSVKAGIKY
- a CDS encoding transcriptional regulator, whose product is MEPSISYHKELIKDLKNPCEACAYLNAALAEGDRRHFLVALRNVAEAQGGLLALSRRTRMNRGHLYQILSRGGNPEIVSLHDILHAVGLDLAIVPKKLGQHPEAA
- a CDS encoding type II toxin-antitoxin system RelE/ParE family toxin, encoding MRSLSKSVGLRLTWWLGKRLRECLLYRTIWVTLRAEWFEGAPAICSGWRPGPVSGLAAWASEPQDKGDHTQSTGTVCGRKPWPLAVGQGVFELKIYWGPGYRVYFGCDGPHIIILLIGGEKSTQTRDIHEAQNFWQDYQWRNHGTKH
- a CDS encoding permease, translating into MMKLFADWISWTVFALTPGSPLGEAVHFFVYDTTKIFLLLSIIVFGIAVIRSFFSPERARAMLSHRRQYLGNVLAALLGILTPFCSCSAVPLFIGFIESGIPLGVTFSFLISSPMINEVAMVLLWGLFGWKIALLYIGTGLVVAIVSGIVIGRLRMERYVQDYVYQTKVGSAAPEEQNWTDRVRYAREYTVELLNKIWPYILIGVGIGGFIHGYAPSDFLVRYAGRHNPFAVPVAVLIGVPLYSNAAGILPVVQALMGKGLPVGTVLAFMMAVTALSFPEAVILNRVLKPRLLATFFAIVALSIIAVGYLFNAIL
- a CDS encoding aromatic aminobenezylarsenical efflux permease ArsG family transporter — its product is MDSSAIAVGGAFWLGLLTSISPCPLASNIAAMSFIGRRMDDLKSVWLSGLFYTAGRMVSYIVLSILIVAGMLSIPGLSFALQRYAQVLLGPLLILMGLFLLEWLRFPSFGEGWVARLQARVSGKGLVSAGLLGMIFALSFCPVSAALFFGGLVPLAVAHESRLILPAIYGLGTGLPVAVFALAIAAGVQGLARAFEQIRRIEVWARRITGGVFILIGFYYGVLR
- a CDS encoding nitrophenyl compound nitroreductase subunit ArsF family protein; the encoded protein is MMRRKVFLLGVALSVLSPLVMADRVFAVRPSTGTSKVVAYYFHSARRCPTCRKIEAYSAEALKKEFAKELASGSLEWRVVNIDEPANRHFIKDFGLYASSLVLVSQAKDKPHWKNLDQVWSLVKTPEAFARYVEDEVRQFQKGS
- the arsB gene encoding ACR3 family arsenite efflux transporter; the protein is MKKMNTFERTLTLWVAICMGLGILIGQTLPGLVDALRRMEFGQGSHINIPIAVLIWLMIYPMMLKIDFASIKNVGKRPGGLVVTLIVNWLVKPFSMAFFSWLFFRHLLQSWISPDLASQYIAGTIILAAAPCTAMVFVWSYLSDGDPAYTLVQVSVNDLLMLVLFAPIVKLLVSGASGLQVPFQVLLYSVLVFVVIPLVLGSMSRAWLIRRKGVEWFNEKFVSFFHPITILALLATLVAIFAFQAENITTRALHVVLIAIPILIQVYFNSGLAYGLMKLVKVPYPIAAPGALIGASNFFELAVATAIALYGPGSGAALATVVGVLVEVPVMLSVCSFCVRTKHWFVCGSRA